A window of Streptomyces sp. Je 1-332 genomic DNA:
TCGGTGATGTGCATGACGACCGTACGCGGCTCGGGAGCGGTGAACTCCACCCGGACCGGCACCACGAGACGGCTCGTCACCCGGAACGAGACATCGACGACGAAGGCGTCGTCCTGATCACCCTGCGGCGGGCGCGCCACGGTCAGGTCCACGAACGAGTACGGATGGAACCAGGAGCCGTGCCAGGGGTCGAGCCGGTTGGCGATGACGTCCTGCGGTTCACACCGTCCGACCGTCGTGAACACGGCGTCCACCCCGCTGTCCGCCCTGGGCCGCACGGGAAGCACGGGGTGCTCGGTCGGTTCCTCGCCGCCGACCGAGTCAAGCCGTACCCACACCAGGACCCCGTCGTCGTGCGCGGGGTACGGTTCCCAGCCCGCGAACGACCCGCCGTCCAGGGCGAGTCCGTGCCAGTGGCACACCAGCGTGCCGCACACCACCCGGCTCTCGCGCAGCGGCGCACCGAGGTGCGGGCAGGCTCCGGGGCCCGCGTGCAGCCGGCCCGTGTCCGACCGCCACAGCACCACCTCGACCCCGGCGACCGTCCTGCCGCAGGGCCGCCCACCGGCACGCACGTCCCGCGAGGCCCCGACCACGAACCAGTTGCCGGAGGGGCGGGTCGCCGCCCGCTTGAGTGCGTCGGCGATCAGCGCCGGGCGTGCGTCCCGCCAAGTCGGCTCCTGGGCTGCCCAGTTGAACCGTCGTCGGCGTCGCAACGGCGGCGTCCAGCGGGGCCGTTCCGCTCGGTCACTCACTGCGCGGGGCCTTTCGTCCGGGAGGTGGCGCTCAGCGGCGGTGCCTGGTCCGAGGTACGGACGCGCCACCGCGCGGCGGCGCAGCGGAGGACTCCGGCGGCGGCCGTCGCCGCCCGACGGCCGCGCGACACCACCGCACGACGCTGCAGCACGCTGTATTCCTGCTCCGCGATCGCGTCGAGGATGCCGCCGTACAGGGTGAACGCGGCGCGAATGCACGGGCGCACCCGCGGGTCGAGCATCGCGATGCCCGGTTCCGCGTGCCGGTACACCTCTCGCGTCATGGCTTCGGCGGCGACGAGCGCGGCACGGATGCGCGGGTCGCGACGCCCTGTGCGGCGGCTCCACTCCAGCAGCGGCCGGTCCACGCCGTGAGCGGCCAGCAGATCCGCCGGCAGATAGACGCGCCCACGGTCGAGGTCCTCACCCACATCCCGCAGGAAGTTGGTCAGTTGGAAGGCCACACCGAGGGCCGCCGCGTGCGGCGCCGCTTCCTCGCGGGCGACGACCGTGCCGAGCACGGGAAGCATCTGCAGCCCGATCACCGCCGCCGAGCCGTGCATATAGGCCCGCAGGTCGGCGTAGGTCGCGTAGTCCGTCACGTGCAGGTCGCTGCGCATCGAGACCAGGAAGTCGGCGAACAGCGTGTGCTCGATGCTGTAGCGCTCGGCGGTGTCGGCGACCGCCCGGACGACGGGCTCGTCGCCGCCGCCGGTACGCAGCCCGTGCGCGAGGTCGCTCTCCAGGCACCGCAGCAGCCGGTCGCGCTCCTCGGCCGTCCGGTGCCGGTCCAGGTCGTCCACGATGTCGTCCGCCCAGCGGGCGAAGCCGTACAACGCGTGCACGGCCGTGCGCCGTTCGACGGGGAGGAGGCGGGTGGCCAGGAAGTACGTCCTGCCGTGGCGTGCGTTGAGCTGTCGACACCGGGCGTAGGCGGCGCGCAATCCGGGGTCGGTGATCCCGGCGGCGTCCAGTTCACGACGGGTCATGGACGCCTCCGGTGACGCGGTCGGCGGCGAGTTTGCCGCTGATGAGGACCGTCGGCACGCCCACCCCCGGGGTGGTGCCGCAGCCCGCGAGGACGACGTTCTCCAGGTCCCGTACGAGATTGCGCGGGCGGAACGGGCCGGTCTGGGCGAAGGTGTGCGAGACCGAGAACGGGCTGCCCGCCGCATGACCCTGCGCCGACCAGTCCAGCGGGGTCACCAGCTGCTGCTCCTGGATGCTGTCCGCGAACCCGTCGAGACCGCGCCGCTCCAGTTCGGCGACGAGGCTGTCGCGGTAGCGGGGGCCCAGGTCGCGCCAGGCGGTGGCCGACGGACCGACGGTGGTGTTGGGGCAGGGGGCCAGTACGTAGTGCAGGTGCCCGCCCGGAGGGGCCAGACCGGGATCGTGTGTCGTCGGCCGGGTGATCAGCAGGGACGGGTCGCTCATCAGCCGCCCCGAACGCGTCAGTTCGTCGAACGTGCCCTCCCAGGCCGCGCCGAAGGACAGGGTGTGGTGGGCGAGGCCTGGCCAGGTGCGGTCCGTCCCCGCGTGCAGGACGACGGCGGACGGCGAGTGCCGCAGGCGTACGGGACGCCGCGGGGCGCGGCCGAGCAGCCGGTGCGCGGTGGGCAACTCGCAGGTCAGCACCACCGCGTCACACGCGATCCGCTCTCCCGAGGCCAGCCGCACGGCACTCACCCGCCCGGACGATCGTTCCAGCGAGGTCACTTCGGCCGACCAGCGGAACTCGGCACCCGCGCGCGTCGCCGCGTTCGCCATCCCGCGTGGCAGGGCGTGCATGCCGCCCTTGGGGAACCAGACACCGGCGACGGTGTCCATGTAGGCGATCACCGCGTACGCCGCGAGAGCCCTGGCCGGAGCGACTCCCGCGTACAGGGCCTGGAAGGAGAAGACCCGGCGCAGGCGGGGGTCGGAGAGGAAGTGGCCGATCTTCCTGTCGAGCCGGCCGAAGCCGCCGAGGGCCGCCAGACGGGCCAGATCCGGGTGCAGCAGTTGGAAGGGCGAGTCGAAGTTCGTGTCGATGAAACGCCGCATCTGGGCCTTGTACAACTGCTCGAGCCAGCCCCGCAGACCGCGGTAACCGGCCGCCTCCTTCGGCCCGGCGAAGCGCCTGACCTCGTCCTCCATCGCCTCGCCGTCGGTGTGTACGTCGAGTGCGGATCCGTCCGCGTAGGCGGCGCGGTAGGCGGGGTGGAGGGACGTCAGCTCGACGTGGGCGGCGAGGCTGTCGCCGACAGCTGCGAAGGCTTCGTCGGCCAGGTGGGGCATGGTGAGCACGGTGGGGCCCGTGTCGATCTGGAATCCGCCCAGTCGCACACGGCCGGCCCGGCCGCCGGGGCCCGAGTCCCGCTCCACGACCGTCACTCGGCGACCTGACCCCAGCAGATGCAGGGCGCAGGCGAGCCCCGACAGCCCGGCGCCCACCACGACGACATGATCCGTGGGCCCCGGCAGTGTCCTCACGCGGCCTCCCCGGTGTCCTTCAGGGAGACGCCGGAGGCCCGCTCGACCAGCGCGGCGAACTCACGCCGTACGAAAGGCTCCGCACCGGTCCGGTCGAAGTGCCGCACACTCATCGCCGCCAACCCCGCGATCTTCGACTCCACGACGGCCCGTGCCCCGGTCCGCTCCAGTGCCGTCCGCATCCGGAGCACGGCGTCGTCGGTGGGGACGGGCGCGGCCGGGGCCAGGGCTTCGGCTGCTTCCTTGTCGTGACGGGCGTCGGCCAGTTCGAGGCCGGCCGCGAGCAGGTAGGTGACCTTGCGCGTCCGGAGGTCGTCGTCGGCCGGCTTGCCCGTCACCGCCGGGTCCCCGAAGGCGCCCAGGAGGTCGTCGCGGAACTGGAACGCGAGTCCCGCGCACTGTCCGGCGGCGCGCAGCGCTTCCAGGGTGGTCGCCTCCGCACCCTGCAAAGACGCACCGAGCGCCAGCGGCCTCGCGACCGTGTACAGGGCGCTCTTGAGCGTGGCGATGCTCACCGCCTCGTCGAGCCCGGTCGCGCCGGTGGCCTGCGCGTGGAGGTCCCGGTACTGCCCGGCGACCATCTCGCGGCGCATGGCCTGCCACTCGCGGTGCAGCCGCACGCCGTACCGCGAGTTGAGTGCCGTCTCGGTGAGCAGGTCGTCGGCCCAGGCCAGGGCCAGGTCGCCGGCGAGCACCGCGGCGGACGTCGCGAACGCCTGCGGCGCTCCCGCCATCCGCTCGGCGCGGTGCATGCGGGCGAAGTCCACGTGCACCGCGGGCGCGCCGCGGCGTAGCAGCGATTCGTCCATCACGTCGTCGTGTATGAGAGCGCACGCCTGGACGAGCTCCAGGGCCACGCCCGTGCGCAGGAGCGCCGTGGCGTCCCCCGAGCCGCCCGCGGCCCGCCACCCGCACCAGGCGAATGCCGTACGCAGCCGTTTCCCGCCACGCCGGACGAACGCGGTGACCCGGCCCGCGACCTCACGGGCGAAGACGGGATCCACGTCGCGGGCCCGGCACAGCCCTTCGCCGAGTGCACGCCCGAGTTCCGCCTCGACGGCCCGGATGGCGTCGCGGGCCGAGAGCGGACCGTCGACAGACCTGTCCGGTTCGGTCTCGGTGGGCCGCAATCCCAGCATGCACAACCCCTTCTCACTCTCGGTCACCTGCACACCAGTGCTTCTGGCGATCGCCCTTGTGTGGATGCGCTGATTCCTGCCCGCTACGGGGCTGCCGCTGACCGAGCTCACTTCACTGGCCCAGCGGCGCGGGCGTCATGGAGCCGCGTCACCTCGCGCGCCCTCCTCCCGGCGCACCTGCGCGAGGTCGGTGATCTGTTCCAGCTGGCGCACCGGCCGGGAGGTGCGGTGGTTGTGGCCGAGCAGTTGCCGGTGCCGGTCCAGGAACGTCCAGTAGCCGGCTGTGTAGGGGCAGGCCTGCTCGCCCGTCCGGTCGCCCGGCCGGTACCGGCACGGTGTGCACAGGTCGCTCATGCGGTTCACGTAGGCCCCGCCCGACGTGTAGGGCTTGGTCGTCATCCGGCCGCCGTCGGCGTACTGGGACATGCCGACGACGTTGGGAACCATGACCCAGTCGTATCCGTCCACGAAGCAGCGGTGGAACCAGTCCGTGACCGCGGCGGGATCCCAGCCCCGCTGGAGGGCGTAGCTGCCCAGGATCATCAGGCGAGGGATGTGGTGGGTCCACCCCGTGTCCCGCACCTGGGCCAGGACCGTGTGCAGGCAGCGCGCCTCCACCGCGTCCGCGTCCAGGTCGCTCCACCAGTCGGGCAGCCCGGAGGTATGCCGAAGGACGTTGGAGTCGCGGTACCCCTCGCCGAAGTACCAGTAGAGCTGCCACACGTACTCGCGCCAGCCCGCGATCTGGCGGACGAAGCCCTCCACGCTGCCCAGCGGCGCCCGGTCGGCGCGCCACTGCGCCTGGGCCCCCTCGACGCATTCGGCGGGGTCGAGCAGGCCGAGGTTGAGTGAGGACGACAGCAGGCTGTGGCTCATGACCGGGTCGGCGGCGAGCATGGCGTCCTCGTGCGGTCCGAACGTACCGAGCCGGTGTGCGAGGAAGCGTTTGAGTGCCGCTCGTGCCTCGGCTCGGGTCGCGGGGAACAGACGTGGGCCGTCGCGTCCGACGAAGGACACGTCCCCGTCCTTCTCCCAGCGATCGAGGTCGTGGCGGACCTCGTCGTCGATCTCGTCCTCGCGCGGCCGGTACGGCGCCGGGACCGGCAGGGTGTCCGAGCCGCGTGGCGGCGGCTGCCGGTTGTCGTGGTCGAAGTTCCACCGGCCGCCGGCCGGGGCGTCGCCCTCCATCAGCAGGTCGTGTCCCCGGCGGACCCACCGATAGAAGTCTTCCTGCCGCAGCCGCTTGCCGCCGTGCCCGTCGGCCCATGCCGCGAAGTCGTCCATCGGCACCAGGAAGCCCCGCGCCGGGCCCATCGTGACCTGGGGAAGGGAGCGCAGAAGCCGAACGGCGGCGTACGAGGTGGGGTGGTGGACGGTGACCGGGCGACTGCCCGCCGTCCGCTCCAGTGCTTCCCGGTAGCTGTCGGCACGGACATAGGTCAGCCGGTCGCCGAGTTCGGCCG
This region includes:
- a CDS encoding phytoene desaturase — encoded protein: MRTLPGPTDHVVVVGAGLSGLACALHLLGSGRRVTVVERDSGPGGRAGRVRLGGFQIDTGPTVLTMPHLADEAFAAVGDSLAAHVELTSLHPAYRAAYADGSALDVHTDGEAMEDEVRRFAGPKEAAGYRGLRGWLEQLYKAQMRRFIDTNFDSPFQLLHPDLARLAALGGFGRLDRKIGHFLSDPRLRRVFSFQALYAGVAPARALAAYAVIAYMDTVAGVWFPKGGMHALPRGMANAATRAGAEFRWSAEVTSLERSSGRVSAVRLASGERIACDAVVLTCELPTAHRLLGRAPRRPVRLRHSPSAVVLHAGTDRTWPGLAHHTLSFGAAWEGTFDELTRSGRLMSDPSLLITRPTTHDPGLAPPGGHLHYVLAPCPNTTVGPSATAWRDLGPRYRDSLVAELERRGLDGFADSIQEQQLVTPLDWSAQGHAAGSPFSVSHTFAQTGPFRPRNLVRDLENVVLAGCGTTPGVGVPTVLISGKLAADRVTGGVHDPS
- a CDS encoding DUF5914 domain-containing protein, which translates into the protein MSDRAERPRWTPPLRRRRRFNWAAQEPTWRDARPALIADALKRAATRPSGNWFVVGASRDVRAGGRPCGRTVAGVEVVLWRSDTGRLHAGPGACPHLGAPLRESRVVCGTLVCHWHGLALDGGSFAGWEPYPAHDDGVLVWVRLDSVGGEEPTEHPVLPVRPRADSGVDAVFTTVGRCEPQDVIANRLDPWHGSWFHPYSFVDLTVARPPQGDQDDAFVVDVSFRVTSRLVVPVRVEFTAPEPRTVVMHITEGEGSTSVVETHATPLTAEADLQPRTAVVEAVVATSDRRGFAVARAAAPALRPLVRATAARLWRDDLAYAERRWTLRSSGRFPG
- a CDS encoding polyprenyl synthetase family protein codes for the protein MLGLRPTETEPDRSVDGPLSARDAIRAVEAELGRALGEGLCRARDVDPVFAREVAGRVTAFVRRGGKRLRTAFAWCGWRAAGGSGDATALLRTGVALELVQACALIHDDVMDESLLRRGAPAVHVDFARMHRAERMAGAPQAFATSAAVLAGDLALAWADDLLTETALNSRYGVRLHREWQAMRREMVAGQYRDLHAQATGATGLDEAVSIATLKSALYTVARPLALGASLQGAEATTLEALRAAGQCAGLAFQFRDDLLGAFGDPAVTGKPADDDLRTRKVTYLLAAGLELADARHDKEAAEALAPAAPVPTDDAVLRMRTALERTGARAVVESKIAGLAAMSVRHFDRTGAEPFVRREFAALVERASGVSLKDTGEAA
- a CDS encoding cryptochrome/photolyase family protein gives rise to the protein MHWLFGDQLGPHFLNGGDGGPGRNTPLLMIEARSVFRRRRFHRAKAHLVLSAMRHRAAELGDRLTYVRADSYREALERTAGSRPVTVHHPTSYAAVRLLRSLPQVTMGPARGFLVPMDDFAAWADGHGGKRLRQEDFYRWVRRGHDLLMEGDAPAGGRWNFDHDNRQPPPRGSDTLPVPAPYRPREDEIDDEVRHDLDRWEKDGDVSFVGRDGPRLFPATRAEARAALKRFLAHRLGTFGPHEDAMLAADPVMSHSLLSSSLNLGLLDPAECVEGAQAQWRADRAPLGSVEGFVRQIAGWREYVWQLYWYFGEGYRDSNVLRHTSGLPDWWSDLDADAVEARCLHTVLAQVRDTGWTHHIPRLMILGSYALQRGWDPAAVTDWFHRCFVDGYDWVMVPNVVGMSQYADGGRMTTKPYTSGGAYVNRMSDLCTPCRYRPGDRTGEQACPYTAGYWTFLDRHRQLLGHNHRTSRPVRQLEQITDLAQVRREEGARGDAAP
- a CDS encoding phytoene/squalene synthase family protein, encoding MTRRELDAAGITDPGLRAAYARCRQLNARHGRTYFLATRLLPVERRTAVHALYGFARWADDIVDDLDRHRTAEERDRLLRCLESDLAHGLRTGGGDEPVVRAVADTAERYSIEHTLFADFLVSMRSDLHVTDYATYADLRAYMHGSAAVIGLQMLPVLGTVVAREEAAPHAAALGVAFQLTNFLRDVGEDLDRGRVYLPADLLAAHGVDRPLLEWSRRTGRRDPRIRAALVAAEAMTREVYRHAEPGIAMLDPRVRPCIRAAFTLYGGILDAIAEQEYSVLQRRAVVSRGRRAATAAAGVLRCAAARWRVRTSDQAPPLSATSRTKGPAQ